A section of the Aquificaceae bacterium genome encodes:
- the rplC gene encoding 50S ribosomal protein L3, protein MAIGLIGKKIGMTRVFLKDGTSVPATAIEIKPNYITYIRTLEKDGYTAIQVGAFEDKEKHLTKPELGHLKKVGKILRVLKEFRVDSVEGYQIGQELRVEEVFQPGELVDVVGKSKGRGFAGAMKRWDFGGFPKSHGHRYHRAVGSIGNRTDPGRVWKGKRMAGHWGNEPIRVQSLLVLDVVPEHNILLVKGSIPGPNGGIVFVEKSRIANRKSQRLKLNRIKSMVEALVKGEVS, encoded by the coding sequence ATGGCTATAGGGCTTATTGGTAAAAAGATAGGAATGACAAGGGTCTTTCTCAAAGATGGCACATCTGTGCCCGCGACTGCTATAGAGATAAAGCCCAATTACATAACCTACATAAGGACCCTTGAAAAGGATGGATATACCGCAATACAAGTGGGTGCCTTTGAAGATAAGGAGAAACATCTAACAAAGCCAGAACTTGGACATCTCAAAAAGGTGGGTAAAATTCTTAGGGTGCTAAAGGAGTTTAGGGTAGACTCAGTGGAAGGTTATCAGATAGGTCAAGAGCTAAGGGTTGAAGAGGTCTTTCAGCCAGGAGAACTTGTGGATGTGGTGGGCAAAAGCAAAGGAAGAGGTTTTGCTGGTGCAATGAAAAGGTGGGACTTTGGCGGTTTTCCCAAGTCTCACGGACATAGATATCACAGGGCGGTAGGTTCAATAGGAAACAGGACAGACCCAGGTAGAGTTTGGAAAGGTAAAAGAATGGCTGGACATTGGGGTAATGAGCCCATAAGGGTTCAATCCCTGTTGGTGCTTGACGTGGTTCCGGAGCATAATATACTCTTGGTTAAAGGTTCCATCCCTGGACCTAACGGTGGCATAGTCTTTGTGGAGAAAAGTAGGATAGCAAATAGAAAGTCTCAAAGACTAAAGTTAAACAGAATTAAGAGTATGGTGGAAGCCTTGGTTAAAGGAGAGGTCTCATGA
- the rplD gene encoding 50S ribosomal protein L4: MKVLEVELKPEVFNVEVKRHVLWEVVKWQLASRRQGTHSTKTRGEVAYSGRKLLPQKGTGNARHGDRGANIFVGGGVAHGPKPRDYYYPLPKKVRRLGLKMALSLKAKENNLLIVDSLDLGDVPKTKKAIEVLKNLGIYPQKVLVVLPQKEEVIYKSFRNLPYVRVLPVEGLNVYDILWADKLLITAQALDKIYERLAS; encoded by the coding sequence ATGAAGGTACTGGAAGTTGAGCTAAAACCTGAGGTCTTTAATGTGGAAGTAAAAAGGCATGTTCTATGGGAAGTGGTAAAGTGGCAACTTGCCAGCAGAAGACAGGGAACCCATAGCACTAAGACCAGAGGTGAAGTAGCCTACAGTGGAAGAAAACTTCTACCTCAGAAGGGTACGGGAAATGCAAGGCATGGAGACAGGGGTGCTAATATATTCGTAGGTGGTGGCGTAGCTCATGGTCCAAAACCAAGAGACTATTACTATCCCCTCCCCAAAAAGGTAAGAAGGCTGGGACTTAAAATGGCTTTGAGCTTAAAGGCTAAAGAGAACAACCTGCTTATTGTAGATAGCTTGGATTTAGGTGATGTGCCAAAAACCAAAAAGGCTATAGAAGTGCTTAAGAACCTTGGCATATATCCTCAAAAGGTGCTTGTGGTATTGCCTCAAAAGGAGGAGGTTATATACAAATCCTTTAGAAACCTGCCTTATGTAAGGGTTCTTCCCGTTGAAGGTCTAAATGTTTACGATATCCTCTGGGCGGACAAACTCCTTATAACCGCTCAAGCCTTAGATAAGATATATGAGAGGTTGGCATCATGA
- the rpsC gene encoding 30S ribosomal protein S3 yields the protein MGQKTHPIGFRLGVIRDWTSKWFAGKRDYTQLLHEDLRIKDYIKKRYSAAGISKVVVERVVDKVKVRVFAARPGIIIGRKGAEVEQLKKDIEYITRGKSVVITVDEVRVPELDAQLVAEEIALQIERRVSHRRAMKRAIDNAFKAGAKGVKVQVKGRIGGAELARAEWFLVGRMPLQTLRADIDYGFAVAKTKYGVLGVKVWIYKGDVLKGGKEEIIKKIEEDLKKAEKEV from the coding sequence ATGGGTCAGAAAACTCATCCTATAGGTTTTAGGTTAGGAGTTATAAGAGACTGGACTTCTAAATGGTTTGCGGGGAAAAGGGACTACACACAGCTCCTACATGAAGACCTAAGGATAAAAGACTACATAAAAAAGAGGTATTCAGCCGCTGGCATTTCAAAGGTGGTGGTAGAAAGAGTGGTGGACAAGGTAAAGGTAAGGGTGTTTGCAGCAAGACCGGGTATCATTATAGGTAGAAAGGGTGCGGAAGTGGAACAGTTAAAGAAGGATATAGAATACATAACCCGTGGCAAGTCTGTGGTTATAACCGTAGATGAAGTGAGGGTTCCCGAGTTGGATGCACAGCTTGTGGCGGAAGAGATAGCACTTCAGATAGAAAGAAGGGTTTCTCATAGAAGAGCTATGAAAAGAGCAATAGACAATGCCTTCAAGGCGGGTGCAAAGGGCGTAAAGGTGCAGGTGAAGGGTAGGATAGGTGGTGCGGAGCTGGCAAGGGCGGAGTGGTTTCTTGTGGGAAGGATGCCCTTGCAAACCTTGAGGGCGGATATAGACTATGGCTTTGCGGTAGCCAAAACCAAATACGGAGTGCTTGGCGTAAAGGTTTGGATATACAAGGGAGACGTGCTAAAGGGTGGAAAAGAAGAAATAATTAAAAAGATAGAGGAAGACCTCAAGAAAGCGGAAAAGGAGGTGTAA
- the rpsJ gene encoding 30S ribosomal protein S10 produces the protein MEQELIRIKLRSYDHRLLDQYVKQIIDTVKRTGGVVKGPIPLPVRKRRWVVLRSPHKFDQSREHFELREHRRILDITRATSQTIESLRDLTLPAGVDVEIIIGR, from the coding sequence ATGGAGCAGGAACTGATACGCATAAAGCTTAGGTCTTACGACCATAGGCTTCTTGACCAATATGTAAAGCAGATAATAGATACAGTCAAAAGGACTGGGGGTGTGGTTAAGGGTCCCATACCCCTTCCTGTAAGAAAGAGAAGGTGGGTGGTTCTTAGGTCTCCCCACAAGTTTGACCAGTCAAGGGAGCACTTTGAACTCAGAGAACACAGAAGAATATTGGATATTACCAGGGCGACCTCTCAAACCATAGAGTCCCTTAGGGACCTGACCCTTCCAGCAGGTGTTGATGTGGAAATAATAATAGGGAGATAG
- the rpsQ gene encoding 30S ribosomal protein S17: protein MMEKQWHQKRKEFVGVVVSDKMDKTVVVKVDRKVAHPIYKKHIIKSKKYHAHDPNNECRVGDLVVIRETRPLSKTKRWVVVKILQRAKSPEEVLENK from the coding sequence ATGATGGAGAAGCAGTGGCATCAGAAAAGGAAAGAGTTTGTAGGTGTTGTGGTAAGCGATAAGATGGATAAAACAGTTGTTGTAAAAGTAGATAGAAAAGTAGCCCACCCTATATACAAAAAGCACATAATAAAGAGTAAGAAGTATCATGCCCATGACCCAAATAATGAATGCAGGGTGGGAGACCTTGTGGTCATAAGGGAGACAAGACCTCTTTCTAAGACAAAGAGATGGGTAGTGGTTAAGATACTGCAGAGAGCCAAATCTCCGGAGGAAGTTTTGGAGAACAAGTAA
- the rplB gene encoding 50S ribosomal protein L2 yields MGVRKLKPVTNGQRHAVLYDFAEITKSEPEKSLLVHWHRAKGRSRQQGKITSRGRGGGHKRRYRLIDFKRDKSLVPAKVVAIEYDPNRSARIALLHYMDGEKRYILWPEGLKVGDTVVSISYEDAEQGKELPEIKVGNALPLKYIPVGTIVHNVELHPGKGGQIARAAGMSAQILGKVGEYVQLRLPSGEIRLVHERCMATIGAVGLAEHELVKYGKAGRYRWLGWRPKVRGTAMNPVDHPHGGGEGKTKGKHPESPWGWKTKGYKTRRGKKYSDKFILVTRKGKPLRGGVQ; encoded by the coding sequence ATGGGTGTAAGGAAGTTAAAGCCGGTTACCAATGGTCAAAGGCATGCGGTCTTGTATGACTTTGCGGAGATTACAAAGTCAGAACCAGAAAAGTCCCTTTTAGTGCATTGGCACAGGGCAAAAGGTAGGTCTCGACAGCAGGGTAAGATAACTTCAAGAGGTAGGGGTGGTGGACACAAGAGGAGATACAGGCTTATAGACTTCAAGAGGGATAAAAGTCTTGTGCCTGCTAAGGTGGTTGCCATAGAATACGACCCAAACAGGTCCGCTCGCATAGCCCTACTTCACTATATGGACGGAGAGAAAAGATACATTCTTTGGCCAGAAGGTCTAAAGGTAGGAGATACGGTGGTGTCCATATCATACGAGGATGCCGAACAAGGCAAGGAGCTTCCCGAGATAAAGGTGGGTAATGCTTTACCTCTAAAGTATATACCTGTGGGAACTATAGTCCACAACGTGGAGCTTCACCCTGGCAAGGGTGGACAGATAGCAAGGGCTGCGGGTATGTCTGCGCAGATATTGGGTAAGGTGGGAGAGTATGTGCAACTTAGATTGCCTTCTGGTGAAATAAGGCTTGTGCATGAAAGGTGTATGGCAACCATAGGTGCTGTTGGTCTTGCGGAGCATGAGCTTGTAAAGTATGGAAAGGCAGGTAGATACAGATGGCTTGGTTGGAGACCAAAAGTGAGAGGAACTGCCATGAACCCTGTTGACCACCCTCACGGTGGTGGTGAAGGAAAGACAAAGGGTAAGCATCCAGAGTCTCCATGGGGATGGAAGACAAAGGGATACAAGACAAGAAGAGGTAAAAAGTATTCAGATAAGTTCATACTGGTCACGAGAAAGGGTAAGCCTCTTAGAGGAGGTGTGCAATAA
- the rplP gene encoding 50S ribosomal protein L16, with protein sequence MSFLAPKKTKFRKSQRGTLKGKAFRGNKVSFGEYGIQALEACWLTQRQIEAGRVALVRALRKGAKVWVQVFPDKPYTRKPNEVRMGGGKGDPEGFVAVVRPGKILYEFSGVSEEVAQEAHKLVDAKLPIKTRLVKAGGTW encoded by the coding sequence ATGTCTTTCTTGGCACCTAAGAAGACTAAGTTTAGAAAATCCCAAAGAGGAACACTAAAGGGAAAGGCTTTTAGAGGCAATAAGGTTTCCTTTGGTGAATACGGTATACAAGCACTTGAGGCTTGTTGGCTTACCCAGAGACAAATAGAGGCAGGAAGGGTAGCCCTCGTAAGAGCTCTAAGGAAAGGTGCAAAGGTATGGGTCCAGGTTTTTCCTGACAAGCCTTATACAAGAAAGCCTAACGAAGTTCGTATGGGTGGTGGAAAGGGTGACCCAGAAGGTTTTGTGGCGGTTGTGAGACCTGGGAAAATACTGTACGAGTTTTCTGGAGTTTCTGAAGAGGTGGCACAGGAGGCTCACAAGTTGGTGGATGCCAAGCTACCTATAAAGACAAGGCTTGTGAAGGCTGGAGGTACATGGTGA
- the rpsS gene encoding 30S ribosomal protein S19: MVNKKAWVDPKLWFRIRKMNETGERKVIKTYSRDTTIIPEFVGHTIAVHNGKTFVPVYITSDMVGHKLGEFAPTRTFKGHPDKSAKATKKK; encoded by the coding sequence TTGGTGAATAAAAAGGCGTGGGTAGACCCCAAGCTCTGGTTTAGGATAAGGAAAATGAACGAAACGGGTGAAAGAAAGGTTATAAAGACCTACAGCAGGGATACCACTATAATTCCAGAGTTTGTGGGGCATACCATAGCGGTGCACAACGGAAAGACCTTTGTGCCAGTCTATATAACCTCGGATATGGTAGGTCATAAGCTGGGTGAGTTTGCTCCCACAAGGACCTTTAAGGGTCATCCAGATAAATCCGCAAAGGCTACAAAGAAGAAGTGA
- the rplW gene encoding 50S ribosomal protein L23 yields the protein MRRPEEVIIRPIITEKSNRLMEDYKKYTFEVAMDATKHEIKHAVEKLFGVKVLKVNTLIVKPRKKRVIGKFRRYGYTRAYKKAIVTIPPDMEIDLTGV from the coding sequence ATGAGAAGACCAGAGGAAGTGATAATAAGACCCATAATAACTGAAAAGAGCAACAGGCTAATGGAGGACTACAAAAAGTATACCTTTGAAGTGGCAATGGATGCGACAAAGCACGAAATAAAGCATGCGGTAGAAAAGCTCTTCGGTGTAAAGGTGCTAAAGGTGAACACTCTCATAGTAAAGCCAAGAAAAAAGAGAGTAATAGGTAAGTTTAGGAGGTATGGCTATACAAGGGCATACAAAAAGGCCATAGTAACCATACCTCCTGACATGGAAATAGACTTGACAGGAGTGTAG
- the rpmC gene encoding 50S ribosomal protein L29, whose protein sequence is MKAKELRKLSLQDLIKKEQELRRELLRLRFKKKIEGLPNPMEIRKVKKDLARVLTLIREKQLRGEA, encoded by the coding sequence ATGAAAGCCAAGGAGCTTAGAAAACTAAGCCTTCAAGACCTTATAAAAAAGGAGCAAGAGTTAAGAAGAGAACTTTTGAGGTTAAGGTTTAAAAAGAAAATAGAAGGTCTTCCAAACCCAATGGAGATAAGAAAAGTGAAAAAAGACCTTGCAAGGGTTCTAACCCTCATAAGGGAAAAACAATTAAGAGGTGAGGCATGA
- the rplV gene encoding 50S ribosomal protein L22 — MEARAVLRYARVSPTKARQVLRVIQGMKAGDALYQLRFIPKKSARIIEGVLRSALANAEQKGMDLDKLYIQKAVADQGPMYKKWIPRAHGRATMLRKRTSHITIVLVEKEED, encoded by the coding sequence ATGGAGGCAAGGGCAGTTTTAAGGTATGCAAGGGTTTCGCCCACAAAGGCACGGCAGGTGCTTAGGGTTATTCAAGGAATGAAAGCAGGTGATGCCCTCTATCAGCTTAGATTTATACCCAAAAAGTCTGCGCGCATAATAGAGGGCGTCCTAAGGAGTGCTCTTGCTAACGCAGAACAAAAGGGTATGGACTTGGACAAGCTATACATTCAAAAGGCTGTAGCGGACCAAGGACCTATGTATAAAAAGTGGATTCCAAGAGCTCACGGAAGAGCAACTATGCTAAGAAAAAGAACATCACACATAACCATCGTGCTTGTAGAAAAGGAGGAAGACTGA